The proteins below are encoded in one region of Leptotrichia sp. oral taxon 218:
- a CDS encoding DUF6056 family protein: MIIKLKNFFEENKIYIIFSLIIGIFIFKYQYSLADDIKYKTMFEELGRLGFIKSEYFHWSGRLSVFIVKAIFKYNLLAWKIENIILSFLFLKGLSYYYIPFLEKKDKIKMDKIILTVMFFIYPYTITSTFVWMAGNYHYIWPITGFIYAMIPFYYILFVSNKYEFSKMKWIIFYLSTFMTAYVEQTFFAMFIIASIALFIILRNKKIKEKKFFLLYYIFFIINAVISRLTPGFKERVRTELMWYQNYENMPFGYRIYEVINLVNKHIISGSNLLFFVLVILLSLIVYKRYKKRFKILYIPFFYMVLNLFPVSLLDNNVMLWYFNFENFFNPSRTNQTLFIRNGLEKILFDVMYPIREIKIGRIDYLPSVLTYIMIIFVSFIILISFKNIKKGILNFGIYWVGIGTVYIMCFSPTIYASGSRIFLLMNVLFIFIISQLYVELNKEYRIEENRAFRIGKSVFSCISLLILFSYTIYLLQSVSN, translated from the coding sequence ATGATTATAAAACTAAAAAATTTTTTTGAAGAAAATAAAATTTATATAATTTTTTCATTAATTATTGGAATATTTATTTTTAAATATCAATATTCCTTAGCAGACGATATAAAATATAAAACAATGTTTGAAGAGTTAGGGAGATTAGGATTTATAAAATCTGAATATTTTCACTGGTCGGGAAGATTATCTGTTTTTATAGTAAAAGCAATTTTTAAATATAATCTTTTAGCATGGAAAATAGAAAATATAATTTTATCTTTTTTATTTTTGAAGGGATTATCTTATTATTATATTCCTTTTTTAGAAAAAAAAGATAAAATAAAAATGGATAAAATTATATTAACAGTGATGTTTTTTATATATCCTTATACAATAACTTCAACATTTGTATGGATGGCAGGGAACTATCATTATATTTGGCCTATTACGGGATTTATCTACGCAATGATTCCTTTTTATTATATTTTATTTGTTTCAAATAAGTATGAATTTTCTAAAATGAAATGGATTATTTTTTATTTATCAACTTTTATGACTGCTTATGTGGAACAAACTTTTTTTGCTATGTTTATTATAGCTAGTATTGCTTTGTTTATAATTTTAAGAAATAAAAAAATAAAAGAGAAAAAATTTTTTTTATTATATTATATTTTTTTTATTATTAATGCAGTTATCTCGAGATTAACTCCTGGATTTAAAGAAAGGGTTAGAACAGAACTTATGTGGTATCAAAATTATGAGAATATGCCATTTGGATATAGAATATATGAAGTTATTAATTTAGTGAATAAACACATTATATCAGGTTCTAATTTATTATTTTTTGTATTAGTTATTTTATTAAGTTTAATAGTTTACAAAAGATATAAAAAGAGGTTTAAAATACTTTATATTCCTTTTTTTTACATGGTGTTAAATCTGTTTCCTGTTAGTTTATTAGATAACAATGTAATGCTTTGGTATTTTAATTTTGAAAATTTTTTTAATCCTTCGAGAACAAATCAAACTTTATTTATAAGAAATGGCTTAGAAAAAATTCTTTTTGATGTTATGTATCCAATAAGAGAAATTAAAATTGGACGAATTGACTATTTACCATCAGTATTAACTTATATAATGATTATATTTGTTTCTTTTATAATCTTAATTTCGTTCAAAAATATAAAAAAAGGTATTTTAAATTTTGGAATTTATTGGGTTGGTATTGGAACAGTTTACATAATGTGTTTTTCTCCAACAATTTATGCAAGTGGAAGTAGAATTTTTTTATTAATGAATGTCTTATTTATTTTTATAATTTCTCAATTATATGTAGAATTGAATAAAGAATACAGGATAGAAGAAAATAGAGCATTTAGAATAGGAAAATCTGTATTCTCTTGTATATCATTATTAATATTATTTTCATATACAATATATTTATTGCAGTCAGTTAGTAATTAG
- a CDS encoding acyltransferase: MKKFKILESFRFIAASIVAFGHFYDILLKIPSPAGNAVDFFFVLSSFIWTIKLKDNDSIESSKILKKVFLGRFIRLLLPYVVLLLIWNIVYFLVLKGRLYSFYDFFVDIFLLQTLGLRKNIFQGSILGIAWTLGLELYIGTILFTLIYFWNKKYKEMLFFIFIVIMIISQSLMLHFSDKAQGYFSLVLNSIPIGVFRILYSYSIGGLAGLYYKKYKINFKKNKFLKYSLLEILIVLFIYLLYGRPDYNQDNNLIFSVVAAVLIIVFTYEGGIISKILEKISILGTLGYSIYLIHPIVMDIMGHFNKTNRVFYYVSILITSILFYNLVEKKFIKLKKDINNKNIYKKNMENRNEKNNNNCTNVQ; this comes from the coding sequence ATGAAAAAATTTAAGATTTTAGAAAGTTTTAGATTTATTGCAGCTTCAATAGTGGCTTTTGGACATTTCTATGATATTTTATTAAAAATTCCATCTCCAGCAGGAAACGCTGTTGATTTCTTTTTTGTGTTGAGTTCATTTATTTGGACGATAAAACTAAAAGATAATGACAGTATAGAGTCGTCTAAAATATTAAAAAAAGTATTTTTAGGGAGGTTCATAAGATTACTATTACCTTATGTAGTTTTACTTTTAATATGGAATATAGTATATTTTTTAGTATTAAAAGGGAGATTATATTCTTTTTATGACTTTTTTGTTGATATTTTTTTATTACAAACTTTAGGTTTGAGAAAAAATATATTTCAAGGATCTATTTTAGGAATTGCTTGGACTTTAGGCTTGGAGTTATATATAGGAACAATTTTATTTACTTTAATATATTTTTGGAATAAAAAATATAAAGAGATGTTATTTTTTATATTTATAGTTATAATGATAATTTCACAAAGTTTGATGTTGCATTTTTCTGATAAAGCTCAGGGTTATTTTTCTTTAGTACTAAATTCAATCCCTATAGGAGTTTTTAGAATATTGTATTCATATAGTATTGGTGGATTAGCAGGATTGTATTATAAAAAATATAAAATTAATTTTAAGAAAAATAAATTTTTAAAATATTCCCTATTGGAGATATTAATTGTTTTATTCATCTATTTATTATATGGAAGACCTGATTATAATCAAGATAATAATTTAATATTTTCAGTTGTAGCAGCGGTTTTAATAATAGTATTTACTTATGAGGGTGGAATTATTTCAAAAATTTTAGAAAAAATATCAATATTAGGAACACTGGGATATTCGATATATTTAATTCATCCAATAGTTATGGATATAATGGGACATTTTAATAAAACTAATAGGGTATTTTATTATGTTTCAATATTAATAACATCAATATTATTTTACAATTTGGTTGAGAAAAAATTCATAAAATTAAAAAAAGATATAAATAATAAAAATATTTATAAAAAAAATATGGAGAATAGAAATGAGAAGAATAACAATAATTGCACCAATGTACAATGA
- a CDS encoding glycosyltransferase family 2 protein: MRRITIIAPMYNEENLVSEYCERVLKNLKPLEIDYTTEILMINDGSKDRTWEKMSEMYEKYYPKLSIINLSRNFGLEGAINAGLEKAKGDIVIVMDADLQDPPSVILELVKKYEKGYDVVVAKRKKRESDTFFKKFSANLYYKISDKLSGKLKLEKNAANFRLLSRKVVDELNKLEEKNKVFRVTVPFVGMKTAVIEYNRDQRFSGKTKYNLFSMIRYALDGITSISIEPLRKIFTISIFSSIVTVLLLILSIISKEKLYILGFIIGFFSTMILVSLTIIGEYTGQIMIESKRRPISIIDDYKTPNNIEE, translated from the coding sequence ATGAGAAGAATAACAATAATTGCACCAATGTACAATGAAGAGAATTTAGTATCAGAATATTGTGAACGAGTTTTAAAAAACTTAAAACCACTAGAAATAGATTATACTACAGAAATTTTAATGATTAATGATGGTTCTAAAGATAGAACTTGGGAAAAAATGAGTGAAATGTATGAAAAATATTATCCTAAGTTAAGTATAATTAATTTATCAAGAAATTTTGGATTAGAAGGAGCTATAAATGCAGGATTAGAAAAAGCGAAAGGAGATATTGTAATAGTTATGGATGCGGATTTACAAGATCCACCTTCCGTAATATTAGAATTAGTAAAAAAATATGAAAAAGGTTATGATGTCGTTGTAGCTAAAAGAAAAAAAAGAGAAAGTGACACATTTTTCAAAAAGTTCTCTGCAAATTTGTATTACAAAATTTCAGATAAACTATCTGGAAAGTTAAAACTAGAAAAAAATGCTGCTAATTTTAGATTGCTTTCTAGAAAAGTGGTTGATGAATTAAATAAATTAGAAGAAAAAAATAAAGTATTTAGAGTAACCGTTCCATTTGTAGGGATGAAAACAGCAGTAATAGAGTATAATAGGGATCAAAGATTTTCAGGAAAAACAAAATATAATTTATTTAGTATGATAAGATATGCATTAGACGGTATTACAAGTATTTCTATAGAACCATTAAGAAAAATTTTTACAATATCTATTTTTTCATCAATAGTAACAGTACTTTTGTTAATTTTATCAATAATAAGTAAAGAAAAACTGTATATCTTAGGATTTATAATAGGATTTTTTTCAACAATGATATTAGTGAGTTTAACAATAATTGGTGAATATACGGGACAAATAATGATAGAAAGTAAAAGAAGACCAATTTCAATTATAGATGATTATAAAACACCGAATAATATTGAAGAATAG
- a CDS encoding aldo/keto reductase, translating to MKYVRVGKSGLKITEITFGTALTIGTEFNEEKRVAELIDTAWNLGIRSFDTSNNYGEAETLLGRALRRYRREEYVISTKGSWPIGETPFHRGLSRKHILWAIEESLKKLKLDYVDLYYAHRYDPEVSMEEIVRTFNYLINIGKIRYWATSEWPIEALEECHKVCDELKLEKPILEQSIYSYAITKVEKNGVKKFCDEKGISILGFSPLAQGLLTGKYRKGIPENSRIAKRKKINYSKTLDIYNQNKERIDKYLEICEKYKVKAHYVAIQWMLRKNIFPVMGASRPEQLIDNVKGLEAKIPEELWKELDKINEE from the coding sequence ATGAAATATGTAAGAGTTGGTAAATCAGGATTAAAAATTACCGAGATAACATTTGGAACAGCTTTAACAATAGGTACAGAATTTAATGAAGAAAAAAGAGTGGCAGAGTTAATTGATACTGCTTGGAATTTAGGAATAAGATCGTTTGATACTTCAAATAATTATGGAGAAGCAGAAACTTTATTAGGTAGAGCGTTAAGAAGATATAGAAGAGAAGAGTATGTAATATCAACAAAAGGCTCTTGGCCTATAGGAGAAACCCCTTTTCATAGAGGACTTTCAAGAAAACATATTTTATGGGCAATAGAAGAATCATTAAAAAAGTTAAAATTAGATTATGTTGATTTATATTATGCACATAGGTATGATCCTGAAGTTTCAATGGAAGAGATAGTAAGGACATTTAATTATCTTATAAATATTGGAAAAATAAGATATTGGGCAACTTCTGAATGGCCGATAGAAGCATTAGAAGAATGTCATAAAGTATGTGATGAATTAAAATTAGAAAAGCCAATTTTAGAGCAAAGTATTTATTCTTATGCGATAACTAAAGTTGAAAAAAACGGAGTAAAAAAGTTTTGCGATGAAAAAGGAATTAGCATATTAGGTTTTTCACCATTGGCACAAGGATTACTAACTGGAAAATACAGAAAAGGAATTCCAGAAAATTCTAGAATTGCTAAAAGAAAAAAAATAAATTATTCTAAAACATTAGATATTTATAATCAGAATAAGGAACGAATAGATAAATATTTAGAAATTTGTGAAAAGTATAAAGTAAAAGCTCATTATGTTGCTATTCAATGGATGTTAAGAAAAAATATTTTTCCTGTTATGGGAGCAAGTAGACCAGAACAATTAATTGATAATGTTAAGGGATTGGAAGCAAAAATACCAGAAGAATTATGGAAAGAATTAGATAAAATAAATGAAGAATAG
- a CDS encoding sugar phosphate isomerase/epimerase, whose translation MKLSISNIAWDTLNDEKIYSMMEKYGFKGLEIAPTKVMGENPYEKLEEAKIWKEEIKKKYNLEISSMQSIWFGKTENLFDSKKEEKVLMDYTKKAIDFANVIECKNLVFGSPKNRNINEGKSSKNEKEFFKVLGEYAYKKNTIVGMEANPTIYNTNYINDTKSALELVKKVNSKGFLLNLDLGTIISNNENLTILQNNVKYISHVHISEPWLKMIEKREIHKNLKKILLNENYKRFISIEMTKFNEIKKLKM comes from the coding sequence ATGAAGTTATCAATTTCAAATATAGCTTGGGATACATTAAATGATGAAAAAATTTATAGTATGATGGAGAAATATGGATTTAAAGGATTGGAGATAGCTCCTACTAAAGTTATGGGAGAAAATCCGTATGAAAAATTAGAAGAAGCTAAAATTTGGAAAGAAGAAATAAAAAAAAAGTATAATTTAGAAATTTCATCAATGCAGTCAATTTGGTTTGGAAAAACTGAAAACTTATTTGATTCTAAAAAGGAAGAAAAAGTGCTGATGGATTATACAAAAAAAGCTATAGATTTTGCAAATGTGATAGAATGTAAAAACTTAGTATTTGGTTCTCCTAAAAATAGAAATATTAATGAGGGTAAAAGTAGTAAAAATGAAAAAGAATTTTTTAAAGTATTGGGAGAATATGCATATAAAAAAAATACAATAGTTGGAATGGAAGCAAATCCAACTATTTATAATACAAATTATATTAATGATACAAAATCTGCATTAGAATTAGTAAAAAAAGTAAATTCAAAAGGATTTTTGCTAAATTTAGATTTAGGAACAATAATTTCAAATAATGAAAATTTAACAATATTACAAAATAATGTAAAATATATAAGTCATGTTCATATTAGTGAACCTTGGCTAAAAATGATAGAAAAAAGAGAAATACATAAAAATTTGAAAAAGATATTATTAAATGAAAATTATAAAAGATTTATTTCTATTGAAATGACAAAATTTAATGAGATAAAAAAATTGAAAATGTAA
- a CDS encoding FAD-dependent oxidoreductase has protein sequence MFEGLVMEKYDKIIIGAGIYGMYAAKRSLEKNPNEKVLILEVEKEPFNRGSYINQARLHNGYHYPRSFSTASKSAKYFNRFYNDFKKGINDKFEKIYAVASDYSWTNGEQFQKFCDNLNVRCDEIPKGKFFNENTIDKAFLTQEYSFDAKIIGKILYEELVKLGCNFKFETKIAEIKKEEKEYVFKTSNGEIYSAPFVLNATYAGINIIHDLLGFEYLPIKYEFCEVILCEVSENIKNVGLTVMDGPFFSLMPFGLTGYHSITTVSRTPHFTNYENLPPYDCCGDVEKKKHPEHSKGCIHCGIFPETAFEEMVQIAKKYLNEDIEIKYVKSLYTIKPILVASEIDDSRPTIIKQYSQSPDFYTVFSGKINTMYDLDEIL, from the coding sequence ATGTTTGAAGGATTAGTTATGGAAAAATATGACAAAATAATAATAGGAGCAGGAATATATGGAATGTATGCTGCCAAACGAAGTTTAGAAAAAAATCCTAATGAAAAAGTATTAATACTAGAAGTAGAAAAAGAACCATTTAATAGGGGATCTTATATAAATCAAGCAAGACTTCACAATGGCTATCATTATCCAAGATCTTTTTCTACGGCATCAAAATCTGCAAAATATTTTAATAGATTCTATAATGATTTTAAAAAGGGGATCAATGATAAATTTGAAAAAATTTATGCGGTAGCCTCTGATTATAGTTGGACTAACGGAGAACAATTTCAAAAGTTTTGTGATAATTTAAATGTAAGATGTGATGAAATTCCTAAAGGAAAATTTTTTAATGAAAATACTATTGATAAGGCATTTTTGACACAAGAGTATTCATTTGATGCTAAGATAATTGGAAAAATATTGTATGAAGAATTAGTAAAATTAGGATGTAATTTTAAATTTGAAACGAAAATAGCGGAAATAAAAAAAGAAGAGAAAGAATATGTGTTTAAAACTTCAAATGGAGAAATATATTCAGCACCATTCGTTTTAAATGCAACTTATGCAGGAATTAATATAATTCATGATTTGTTAGGATTTGAATATTTACCAATAAAATATGAATTTTGTGAAGTGATTTTATGTGAAGTTTCAGAGAACATTAAAAATGTCGGATTAACAGTTATGGATGGACCTTTTTTCTCATTGATGCCATTTGGGTTAACAGGTTATCATTCTATAACAACTGTTTCAAGAACACCACATTTTACAAATTATGAAAATTTACCACCATATGACTGTTGTGGAGATGTAGAAAAGAAAAAACATCCTGAACATTCAAAAGGATGTATTCATTGTGGAATTTTTCCTGAAACTGCATTTGAAGAAATGGTTCAAATTGCTAAGAAATATTTGAATGAAGACATTGAAATAAAATATGTGAAGTCATTGTATACAATAAAACCTATTTTAGTTGCTTCTGAAATTGATGATTCAAGACCAACAATTATAAAACAGTATTCTCAAAGTCCAGATTTTTATACAGTATTTTCTGGGAAAATAAATACAATGTATGATTTGGATGAAATTTTATAA
- the galU gene encoding UTP--glucose-1-phosphate uridylyltransferase GalU, producing the protein MKRIRKAVIPAAGLGTRVLPATKAQPKEMLVIVDKPALQYLVEELIASGIEEILIVTGRNKSSIENHFDYSFELEKTLEEKGKLELLKVIDDISKLANIYYVRQKKPLGLGHAIGCAEAFIGDEPFVVVLGDDIIYTDENKGETPVTKQLIDKYVELNGGNILGVQEVAEKDVNKYGIVKPLKTIDERTVEVENFVEKPSLEEAPSRLAALGRYVLEPEIFGYLKNTKPGKGGEIQLTDAILDMKNDKGKLYAYNYDGFRYDTGNKFGMFVANVEFGLRHPELKDRAKEYLKTLIKRLD; encoded by the coding sequence ATGAAAAGAATAAGAAAAGCAGTGATACCCGCAGCAGGATTAGGAACAAGAGTATTGCCAGCGACAAAGGCTCAGCCTAAGGAAATGTTAGTTATTGTGGATAAACCAGCATTGCAGTATTTGGTTGAGGAGCTGATTGCTTCTGGGATTGAGGAGATTCTTATTGTTACAGGGAGAAATAAGAGTTCAATTGAAAATCATTTTGATTATTCGTTTGAGTTGGAAAAAACGTTGGAGGAAAAAGGGAAATTAGAGCTTTTGAAAGTGATCGATGATATTTCAAAATTGGCGAATATTTATTATGTTAGACAGAAGAAACCGTTAGGATTGGGACATGCGATTGGTTGTGCAGAAGCGTTTATTGGAGATGAACCGTTTGTAGTAGTGTTGGGGGATGACATTATTTATACTGATGAGAACAAAGGTGAGACTCCTGTTACAAAACAATTGATTGATAAATATGTTGAATTGAATGGTGGAAATATTTTGGGAGTTCAAGAGGTTGCTGAAAAAGATGTTAATAAATATGGAATTGTTAAGCCTTTGAAAACAATTGATGAGAGAACAGTTGAAGTAGAAAATTTTGTGGAAAAACCATCGTTGGAAGAGGCACCTAGTAGATTAGCTGCATTGGGAAGATATGTATTGGAACCAGAAATTTTTGGATATTTGAAAAATACGAAGCCTGGAAAAGGTGGAGAAATTCAGTTGACAGATGCAATTTTGGATATGAAGAATGATAAAGGGAAATTGTATGCGTATAATTACGATGGATTTAGATATGATACAGGGAATAAATTTGGAATGTTTGTGGCAAATGTGGAGTTTGGGTTGAGACATCCGGAATTGAAGGATAGAGCGAAAGAATATTTGAAAACATTGATAAAAAGATTGGATTAA
- a CDS encoding glycosyl transferase family 2 produces MIKNLEQNYISVVLVINDDNSQIERKIEKIKKVLDDNFKSSEIVIVDNTAKVDPLESLKSLNFKHTEIKLPIKHRTQQALNAGTAIAIGDYIVEIEDISFDIDYNKIIEMYRKSQEGYDFVFLTPKKSRRSSKIFYNILNKYFKNSFNEDINSSVMTLSSRRGQNKVAEVGKRIINRNVAYVLSGLKSSYIIVDMDYKNNRGFSENLMLMFDTLIYYTDAIMLFTQRLAFGFFILFGLGVIYSIITKILKETMEGWASLFIVLSLGFFGVFFILSIVIRYLHHILQNSSNTKDYIYRSIDKK; encoded by the coding sequence ATGATAAAAAATTTGGAACAAAATTATATATCCGTTGTTTTAGTTATAAATGATGATAATAGCCAAATAGAAAGAAAAATAGAGAAAATAAAAAAAGTTTTGGATGATAATTTTAAGAGTAGTGAAATTGTAATAGTGGATAATACAGCTAAAGTAGATCCTTTAGAGTCATTGAAATCTTTGAACTTTAAACATACAGAAATTAAATTACCTATAAAACATAGAACACAACAGGCTTTAAATGCAGGAACTGCAATAGCAATAGGAGATTATATTGTTGAAATAGAAGATATTTCTTTTGATATAGACTACAATAAAATAATTGAAATGTATAGAAAAAGTCAAGAAGGATATGACTTTGTATTTTTAACACCAAAAAAATCAAGAAGATCTTCAAAAATATTTTATAATATTTTAAATAAATATTTTAAAAATTCATTTAATGAAGATATTAATTCATCGGTTATGACTTTATCATCAAGAAGAGGTCAAAATAAAGTAGCAGAAGTAGGAAAAAGAATTATTAATAGAAATGTTGCATATGTTCTTTCGGGATTGAAAAGTTCTTATATAATAGTAGATATGGATTATAAAAATAATAGAGGGTTTTCAGAAAATTTAATGTTAATGTTTGATACATTAATTTATTACACAGATGCAATTATGTTATTTACTCAAAGATTAGCTTTTGGATTTTTTATATTATTTGGATTAGGAGTTATTTACAGTATAATTACAAAAATTTTAAAAGAAACAATGGAGGGATGGGCTTCGTTATTCATAGTACTGAGTCTAGGATTCTTTGGAGTATTCTTTATTTTAAGTATTGTTATAAGGTATTTACATCATATTTTACAAAATTCATCAAATACAAAAGATTATATTTATAGGTCAATTGATAAAAAATAG
- a CDS encoding GtrA family protein: protein MNIVKKLINKETFLYLIFGILTTVVNTVSFFLFNKTLNYKIANTLAFVLAIIFAYVTNKLYVFESKKEGKVEIIKEFVFFIGSRLFTFIIDMLLMVLFVEILYKNVMISKIIVNVVVIILNYILSKKLVFKR, encoded by the coding sequence ATGAATATTGTAAAAAAATTAATAAATAAAGAAACTTTCTTATATTTAATTTTTGGAATACTCACAACGGTTGTAAATACAGTAAGTTTTTTTCTCTTTAATAAAACATTAAATTATAAAATAGCAAATACATTAGCGTTTGTTTTAGCAATTATATTCGCATATGTAACAAATAAATTATATGTTTTTGAATCAAAAAAAGAAGGAAAAGTTGAAATAATAAAAGAATTTGTTTTTTTTATAGGCTCAAGATTATTTACATTTATAATAGATATGCTTTTAATGGTCTTATTTGTAGAAATTTTATATAAGAATGTTATGATTTCTAAGATAATAGTCAATGTAGTTGTTATAATTTTAAATTATATTTTAAGTAAAAAATTGGTTTTTAAAAGATAG
- a CDS encoding glycosyltransferase family 2 protein, with product MATYNGEKYLSEQIDSIINQTYQGWNLLIRDDGSTDSTMEIIESYQKKDTRIKILKDNKGNLGIVKNFEELLKISKAKLIMFSDQDDIWKKEKILRYLERLEKIKEFKNEKIMIHSNSNLYREKNQKLNLFISDKFLEQKLENVFFNFFVQGATIMITKSLKEFILPFPEEVYIHDRYIHLLTDILFKRVFINESFMDYRQHENNQIGGNTDWKKLISKRYFYEKDYKLIKKIYELYKNRLNLEQKNMIESYFKITNVKQNRLRRYTELKKSNINMPLKKQLSLLLKG from the coding sequence ATGGCAACATATAATGGCGAAAAATATTTGTCTGAGCAAATAGATTCAATTATTAATCAAACATATCAAGGATGGAATCTATTGATACGTGATGATGGTTCTACAGATAGCACAATGGAGATTATAGAAAGTTATCAAAAAAAAGACACTAGAATAAAAATTTTAAAAGATAATAAAGGTAATCTTGGAATTGTTAAAAATTTTGAAGAATTGTTAAAAATTTCAAAAGCCAAATTAATAATGTTTTCTGATCAAGATGATATTTGGAAAAAAGAAAAGATATTAAGATATTTAGAAAGGTTAGAAAAAATAAAAGAATTTAAAAATGAGAAAATTATGATTCATTCGAATTCAAATTTATATAGAGAGAAAAATCAAAAATTAAATTTATTTATTTCTGATAAATTTTTAGAGCAAAAATTGGAAAATGTATTTTTTAATTTTTTTGTTCAAGGCGCAACTATAATGATAACAAAAAGTTTAAAAGAATTTATATTACCATTTCCTGAAGAGGTTTATATTCATGATAGATATATTCATTTATTAACTGATATTCTTTTTAAAAGAGTTTTTATAAACGAATCTTTTATGGATTATAGACAGCATGAAAATAATCAAATAGGTGGAAATACTGATTGGAAGAAGTTAATATCTAAAAGATACTTTTATGAAAAAGATTATAAATTGATAAAAAAAATTTATGAGTTATATAAAAATAGATTGAATTTAGAGCAAAAAAATATGATAGAAAGTTATTTCAAAATAACAAATGTAAAACAAAATAGACTAAGAAGGTATACTGAATTAAAAAAATCTAATATTAATATGCCTTTAAAAAAACAGTTATCTTTATTATTGAAAGGGTAA
- the rfbD gene encoding dTDP-4-dehydrorhamnose reductase gives MKILLTGSNGQLGHEFKKIFDKKNIEYIAVDCKKLDITSDKALKKFFQVNKEITHIINCAAYNDVDKAETDKKVWLSNSKAPKKLAEISKKIGAIFVTYSTDFVFDGEKKVPYNEDDEVNGLSEYAKAKITGEKFVLESYNKSFVIRTSWMFGIANNNFVKQVINWSKSRNKLSIVDDQVSAPTYSVDLAEFSWKLIQTEKFGLYHITNDGIASKYDQAKYVLEKIGWKGTLGRAKTADFNLPAKRPAYSKLDSSKVEKLLGEKIPTWQSGIDRFLEEMKENEEL, from the coding sequence ATGAAAATACTATTAACAGGTTCAAACGGTCAATTAGGCCACGAATTCAAAAAAATATTTGATAAAAAAAATATTGAATATATCGCAGTAGATTGCAAGAAATTGGATATCACAAGCGACAAAGCTCTAAAAAAATTCTTTCAAGTAAACAAAGAGATTACTCACATAATAAATTGTGCAGCATATAATGATGTGGATAAAGCTGAAACTGATAAAAAAGTTTGGTTGTCAAATTCTAAAGCACCAAAAAAGTTAGCTGAAATTTCTAAGAAAATTGGAGCAATTTTTGTTACTTATTCAACAGATTTTGTGTTTGATGGGGAAAAGAAAGTTCCATATAATGAAGACGATGAGGTAAATGGACTTTCTGAATATGCAAAAGCAAAAATAACTGGAGAAAAATTTGTGTTGGAGAGTTATAATAAAAGTTTTGTAATTAGAACTTCTTGGATGTTTGGCATAGCAAATAATAATTTCGTTAAGCAAGTAATAAATTGGAGCAAATCTCGAAATAAGTTGAGTATAGTAGATGATCAAGTATCAGCTCCCACATATTCAGTAGATCTTGCCGAATTTTCTTGGAAATTAATCCAAACTGAAAAATTTGGATTGTATCATATTACAAATGATGGAATTGCGAGTAAATATGACCAAGCAAAATATGTTTTGGAAAAAATTGGTTGGAAAGGAACGTTAGGAAGAGCTAAAACAGCTGATTTTAATCTTCCAGCAAAACGACCAGCTTATTCGAAATTGGATTCTAGCAAAGTTGAGAAATTGTTAGGTGAGAAAATTCCTACTTGGCAGTCGGGGATTGATAGGTTTTTAGAAGAGATGAAAGAAAATGAAGAGTTGTAA